One window from the genome of Aquabacterium sp. A3 encodes:
- a CDS encoding methyl-accepting chemotaxis protein, with the protein MALIRKTRSSDDSPSLHAIPTVVSKSVARDADAQRKRARTLAKQQQAAERVAAASSQLSAGINESASAAEELKRAAGQIATGAEEASGAAQESLAAITQVSGAISRQLAAVNQAQHMADGMRTLAAVINEEVSSTIRNVTVAADRQAESVKMVAELERQAANIGDIVKAVARIADQTNLLALNAAIEAARAGKHGKGFAVVADEVRTLAESSEKSASQIQELVGQIQGEVKVIADGINDAADTIKNEVEKSSVITTQLERIRTDAADIAAGAAEIASAATQSNVAAQQALKGAEQIAAAAQEQSSACEEANKTVSEQTVALSECEQTAQSLSELAEDLKNSTDIGKSAEEVASSAEELSSAVQEISRSASQIMVALEQIRKGAQGQAAATTQSAAAVTQIEKGAQVAEGRATQANTRAAAIKELMGDNKKNIDALITSISTGVSATRGSMKQIKELELVSRKIDKIVDAITQVSIQTNMLAVNGSIEAARAGEYGKGFVVVATDIRNLAHDSAENADRIKDMVKAIQDQIGLVGRDLSEIMGTALSEVDKARSITTNLLEIENKVSQVEAGNLEAVNAAQEIAAALTQIKVGVEQVSSAAQQAEKAAEQAAAAARQQSQGAEELSAAIEEIASLADELQSN; encoded by the coding sequence ATGGCCCTGATCCGCAAGACCCGCTCGTCGGACGACTCTCCCTCCCTGCACGCCATCCCGACGGTGGTGAGCAAATCCGTGGCGCGCGACGCCGATGCCCAGCGCAAACGCGCGCGCACGCTGGCCAAGCAGCAGCAGGCGGCCGAGCGGGTGGCGGCGGCGTCATCTCAATTGTCGGCGGGCATCAATGAATCGGCCTCCGCAGCCGAAGAGCTCAAGCGCGCGGCAGGGCAGATCGCCACTGGCGCGGAAGAAGCCTCGGGCGCGGCCCAGGAATCCCTGGCAGCAATCACGCAGGTCAGCGGCGCCATCAGCCGGCAGCTGGCAGCCGTCAACCAGGCGCAGCACATGGCCGACGGCATGCGCACGCTGGCCGCAGTGATCAATGAAGAAGTCAGCAGCACCATCCGCAATGTGACCGTGGCCGCAGACCGTCAGGCCGAGTCGGTGAAGATGGTGGCCGAACTGGAGCGCCAGGCCGCCAACATTGGCGACATCGTCAAAGCCGTGGCGCGCATTGCCGACCAGACCAACCTGCTGGCCTTGAACGCGGCCATTGAGGCGGCCCGTGCCGGCAAGCATGGCAAGGGCTTTGCCGTGGTGGCCGATGAGGTGCGCACGCTGGCCGAGAGCTCAGAGAAAAGCGCGTCCCAGATTCAGGAGCTGGTGGGCCAGATCCAGGGTGAGGTCAAGGTCATTGCCGATGGCATCAATGACGCCGCCGACACCATCAAGAACGAAGTCGAAAAGAGCAGCGTCATCACGACCCAGCTGGAGCGCATCCGCACCGACGCCGCAGACATCGCCGCTGGCGCCGCCGAGATCGCATCCGCCGCCACCCAAAGTAACGTGGCCGCGCAACAGGCCCTCAAGGGTGCTGAACAAATCGCTGCGGCAGCGCAGGAACAGTCCTCGGCCTGCGAAGAAGCCAACAAGACCGTGTCCGAACAAACGGTGGCATTGTCTGAATGCGAGCAGACGGCACAGTCCCTGTCGGAGCTGGCCGAAGACTTGAAGAACTCGACGGACATTGGCAAGAGCGCCGAAGAGGTGGCCAGCTCGGCCGAAGAGTTGTCATCGGCCGTGCAGGAAATCTCGCGGTCGGCCAGTCAGATCATGGTCGCCCTGGAGCAAATCCGCAAAGGTGCCCAGGGCCAGGCCGCAGCCACCACGCAGTCGGCGGCCGCCGTGACGCAGATCGAAAAAGGCGCCCAGGTGGCCGAAGGCCGCGCCACCCAGGCCAACACCCGCGCCGCCGCCATCAAGGAGTTGATGGGCGACAACAAGAAAAACATCGACGCGCTGATCACCAGCATCTCGACGGGCGTGAGCGCCACACGCGGCAGCATGAAGCAGATCAAGGAACTGGAGCTGGTGTCGCGCAAGATCGACAAGATCGTCGATGCGATCACCCAGGTGTCTATCCAGACCAACATGCTGGCGGTCAATGGCAGCATCGAAGCCGCCCGTGCCGGCGAGTACGGCAAAGGCTTTGTCGTGGTGGCCACCGACATCCGCAACCTGGCCCATGACTCGGCCGAAAACGCCGACCGCATCAAAGACATGGTCAAGGCCATCCAGGATCAGATCGGTCTGGTTGGCCGGGACTTGTCAGAGATCATGGGCACCGCACTGAGCGAGGTGGACAAGGCCCGCTCCATCACCACCAACCTGCTGGAGATCGAGAACAAGGTCTCGCAGGTCGAGGCGGGCAACCTGGAGGCCGTCAACGCTGCGCAAGAGA